AGGATTAAAAGTTTATATATTGAATACTGTAAGGAGGTTTACCAACAATGCAGGGTTGGTTAGATATGGACTTGCCACAACCTTTCTCGCATTACAAAGGTAACATATTCAAAAAAAGACCTTAGAAAAGTGTTTACTTATGagtaattaaagtaaaaataaaaactaaaggTAAAAGAGCAACCAACATGGTGCTCATTCCTACCTTTTGAACCGAGTGATTTACTGATTTATGGTTATGGGAACTCTTGTTTCAGTTCTTAGGTTGGTTGATAATGAGAAAAATACCTCCAAGGgaggaagagatttacaagAGAGGTGAAATTGACGAAGATAAGGAAGAAATGCCCAAAATTTCAGCTGAAGAAGGTGATTTTTTAGCCTTTGAGGCCTATACTTGTTTGATTTAATTTCCTTTATTGTAGTTGTCAAATAAGAAAGtgttttttcctttatttttaagcatatacatattatatattgttGCAGATCCCGCTAgactataatatataagtggaatACAACTCTCACTTTACAAACTGGCTGGTTTTGTAAGGTTGAATTAGGCAAAAACACACCtactaaaatatatattgtgTAAATAGGGGTAAAAAAGTGGTCATTCCACTATCCACTATAGTTGGGAGCAGCTCCACGGCACTATCCACTATTAACTACTACGATAACAGGTATCTAGAACTTCAACAAAAAAATAGTGAAATGAACACTTTATACAGCAAGCAACTGACAAGGATATacaatagataaaaaaaaatggtacaGATTAAGGGTAGAGAAATGCTTAATAATACTGAGGGCGTTTTTACCTGTGAAATTTGTTCTGGAACTTTCATAGACCACAAAATGGACCCTGAGATTGGATTTGACGTAATATGGTATGTAAGCCCTTTTTCAGCAAACCTAGTAAGCAAATGTCCTGAAGCAAGGGAATAGTAATTTTGTATGAAAACAGTCATAGCTAAGAAATTGCATTAAGATTTGTCTTATGGTTATGAATTCGGATACGGAAGAGAATATTAGTTTTAAGAGAAAATCATAATAAAGAAACTACGTCGAAATGTTATCATGTACTTTTGTATTCAGATATTAATAACCCACCTCCAATCGAACCTGCTTCAACTACCTTTGCATCAATTTCTGCCACAATGGATTTTATTGCAAACTTCCCCTTTTcccatttttgcttttctttttcaatttttttcagcTCTGCAGCTTCAGCCTTTAGAGCAGCTTTTTGTAACTTCTCTTGCTGAAGAATAAATATTCATGAACTATCATATTCTGAATAATATAATGCATAAAAGTTAATCAGAACTATAAACCGAAACACACTTCTTTCTGTAGTTTCTTTTCCTCCATCAGGCgacttctttcttcttttgtcatTTTGGTTTTCCCCACTGCCTTGGTTGTGTTCTTTGAAGGAACTTTGgactttttcatatttttggCGTTCTCCTCCTTCTCCATGTCCATATTTTCCTGATTACAACAACCATAAAACTCATAAAATAGCATGACATTCTCTAAGATGCATGGAACAAAATGGAAGCACATGAAATCAACAGAACACATTTTTTCATTTGaagcaaatacaaatacaataaACCAACTTCATATTATTgatgaaaatcaaataaaaataaagaatcaaATACATGTGCAAAAACACAACAcagaaaataatgataaaataactaAACTAACCACTCGTAAAGAGGTAGGATTTGAAAGGTTGTTCTCAAGCATTTCAGTTTGAGTAGCATTTCCACGCAAAATGTGCCTCTCTGTAATTTTCAATTAcataaacaaataaacaaagCATTTCAGGTAGTGAAGAACAAGTGTAACTGGTCAACAAGCATATACCAGGAGAATTTCCAGACCCCATTGAATTTGAAATCCATCTTGAATCCCTTGCTTCATTCTCATCTCGTTTGCCTACTCCAAAACTTTCTAACTCATCATCCGATTCCAAACATATACGAGGAGAACTTCCGGGTCCTATCGAATTTGAAGTCCATCTCGATTCTTTTGGTTCATTTTCATCCCATTCACCTGTTCGACTATTTTCTAACTCGTTATCTGATTCCAAACATACATGAGGACAGCTTCCAGATCCTACTGAATTTGAAGTCCATGTTGAATCTCTTGGCTCATTTTCATCCCGTTTGTCCATTCCACAATTTCCCAACGTGTTATTTGATTCCAAGAATACACCAGGAGAACTTCCAGAACCCATTGAATTCGAAACACATCTAGAATCTCTTGGCTCAATCTCATCCCTTTTGCCCATTCCACAATATTCGGACTCATTATCCGACTCTAAACATATCATTTGACTAATCCCTGAACACCAAAACATAATGCAAGCTGTTCAGCTTTAAAGGTTCGTTCTCACAGAACAATGAACATCTCAAAGCGGGAAAAAACACTTACAATCGATGAAAACAATCAACAAAAAAAACTGTGCAAAGAACATACAGCAATCATAAAGCACAGAAAGTTAAACTCCACTAGAAATCCCCACGGAAAAAACAAATACCCTACCAATGCAAGTCCAAATTATGATTAAATAGTTAGTTAATTAGCCATAAAAAATGTAACTGCAGTGCTATATTTTTACAACCACATATAATGAGTATCGCTAGAGTTTCAGCAGAAAACAAATGAAAACGAATAAGGGGAAATGCATCTTGAAAAGTAAGAATGAGGATGATTAGAAAAGCAAGAGATAACAGTGAGAGAAAGCGAATTGACCGGGGAATTTGTTAGGCGAAACCCTAACGGTATGATTGGAAGGCATGGTGCATTTGACGATTGCGATATCGGAACCGAATAGCGCGGACATTGGAGTCTCGGGAACGACAGAAGGTGTGGCGGATTTGTGAGGGGTTGGGTCATCCTCGATGACCAAAACGGTGCGGCTTGGGTCCGGTTCGGTTCGGCGTTTTTTGGAACGGAAGGCGAACGGCGTTGAGGGGTCTTCTTCTTCGTCAGAAAGGATGATGGGGTCCATTGTTGGGCTCGCCTCTGCTACCGTGTTTGGTTGTTTCCGTCTTCGAATAAGCGCGGGATCAGAGTCTCCACGGGTGTGTTTGGTTACCTCAATATCATATCCTTACTACGTAATAATACCAACCTAAACAATTTTTTCACAATGTTATTTGATGACTgataaattatttgtaattagtcataaaattaatttatttttaacaattttattctaaatttcaatataataattggttaggaataaataaaaataggaaaactgattattatatatatatatataattatggaATATAAAGCTatagaaaattaataattatttacaattatatataattatttggaataatatttagtaattagttttttgagagaaaaatcatttaataaaaagaaataacttATAAATCTTCAATTGTAATTAATGTTTAGTTATTTAAGGACTGATGGAGTTGAAGCTTTAAGATAAGTCATAATAATTATTAAGTCATAATTAgatgtttaaaaaaaagttaaattaaaaaaaatgaaagtgtGACATTAAGTGAAGTACATGAtaatctaatttaatttaaataacttacgtaattattttaatctaaaGATGAATTAATTCTCTAAGAGACTTTATTTTACAtgggaattttttttattatttctcgATTGACTTCTCGACGGAAGTGGTTATCGTTGTCATTGTTTTTCCTTTGTTGTCGTCACATGGAATATCGAACTCCAATGAAGATATTGTGAATTAATAACAATGCATGGTAGGAACAAAACGAAACACGCAGAGTGGTGACATTGTTGAAGTGCCAAACATTTGTgatgaacaaaaaaaaataaaaattctttgcGATGAAAAATTGTTGTAAGTTGATGGTACTTACTAGTAGGTAAATTGGTGTAAGTTTTGTGATTTATTTAAATGTCttaaatttagatttttaataCCATTATTATTTTTCCTACATTATTTCTAATCAAAATAATACAACTAAATTTGTCTTCAATTAttctatcatttttaaaaaacaacaagttttcttaaaaaaaaatcacttaaatTGAAGTTTTACATATCAAATAATACGATTTTAGTGTAATTATGAGTTTAATTATCTCCTAATTAAAATCACATTTCTCAACTACGATTTCTTCAAAAATTGTTGGCAATTGCACTTTACACGGAATTCGTATTTACTACACACGAACTATTTAAAAATCTACAAAATCGTTACACAAGTGACAATTTCTTTGAAAATAATGATGATCTGTGAATAATTTatccaattttaaaaataaaaaccaaatcTATCTATTTGcagaaatttaaattaaattgcaCTACTTTGAAAAAACAAAACCCATAATTTAGTGAATTTTCTCTCATCCAACTttctttttgtgtgttttttttttgcatcTGTTAGTATATCAGTTTATCTAAATGGGTCAACCACTCTCAAATTCTCGTGTGCATCAACAAAAGGCAATTTCTACCTCCATCATATAAATTCCAACCTACACCCTATCATCtttaaaaatttctaaaattattttattctagatttaaaatccaaaatagtaaaaataattcaaaaaaaaaatacatgatgGATAAAATAATTCGGAACACAAAatcaaaaatcattttgaataaaaatatttagaattcAAAAATGTGTTCTGAATATctaaatccaaaatatttttagataaaaaattctgaaagtaatttttatttacacctttttttttaaggttatcttcatcattttgaatggtcatttttttcattttcaatcctAGGTTGAGTGCATGTTGGAATTCATATGGTATAGGGAGCATTTGCCTCAACAAAACTCATCCTCAAACAAAGAGGGTAGAACGGTGTAAAAATAtatcttatttaaattaattaaatttaccaatccttactttttaattaatttacgTGAACGAAATAGTTAgagtaaaattaaatttatagaatgaaaaaaatgtttgaaatgATATTATAAATAGGCCAACAAATAAGAATTGCATCACATGTGGACACAAATTGAAATGTAGCACCTTCCTTTGTTATAATCGACCATGACAATGACAAATTGTACCAAACAAAGATGTAAAAAGGAGTTAATAAACATTTTGTTTgtgaatataattaataattagatGAGTATTTTGTTTGTTAATGATGTGAATGTGATGGTTGAAATGTTATGTTGATGTATATGACGTTGAGGTGGCGTAGGTGATGAGTGGAGGAGGAACAAAACATGTGAGTTTTTACCCTAATTTGGATTTCATGAAACAATGCATGACCCACTCTTATTGGCCCCTACCCAAAACCCGGACACATACATACATGCATGCTATCATAATCTACAAGTTGTTCGACTATCACcttaaatatatttgttattgtAAGAAAATTATTCTGTTAATCATTGTCAAAAATATTATTGCTATAAATTGATAAAGTTTCTTAGAAAAAACATTACAAGGGTTAAAGTTTAAATCTGAAGATAtacattgataaaaaaaaaatttaagtcataaaagtattatatatttaattaatttattttttgaagtgATTGTTGCGTGAAAATCATTTAGTTAATGAGGTTTTGAAGCACATAAATAGGGTAATTTTTAAAGGAGGAGTAGTAAACCTATTATAAGCTTTTGCGTTGGTCCAGTTAAAGAATTGGTCTTGGATTACATCTAAGTCACCGTCTGcgtttttctcattttttgaTTGGTGCTTAGATCCGATGGTTTGTATGAGTGTGATCACATGATGTATTTATCTAAGACGTTTGTCTCGGATGACTTTTTCTGATTTAAGTTATGAGTGTTTTATAGACATACACAAGAATATGTCTACTGAAAAAGGTTAATGTTGTGATTATTTATAAGGGTTGGATCACCCTAAAgtgattcatattttttattttttattgttgataaaaaaaacttaattagtgatttttacatgaaaatcacttatatttttaattaattattgtgGTTATTCATAATGTCTTTTCTCCATAGAATCTTTCTTAATTAAGCGGAAAATTGGGAAATATTTAGTTTATGCATGGGAAATAAAGGGACAATGCAACCCCAGACTTAGATTGATGTGATGATTTTTCATCAGACAACAGTGTTCAATAGCTGATCTAAAAATGATTGGAGCAGCATCAATATGAGTCAcatctattttctttttttaatcattaatgCATCTTTTTCTCTCATCTTTAACTTCATTAGAAGTAGGCATTAATAATTAATGATAAGATGATAGAAAAGTTAATTAATGTTAGATCTGGTTAAATCAACTTTTCTTGATTTACACTGGTTAAATAGttttaaagagaaaataagTTATGCCTTCAATTTTTCGAagtgcttaatttttattttttgttgaagaACTATAAAGTGAATTGTTGATGTCAATTAGTAAACAGATTACACATTTTAATGAgatttttttagtgaatattttttgttacatagtaaataaatttttggcAATCTTGCAAGGCTTCTTTTTGGCAAAGCTAGTGTGGAGGTTGTAGGTAGGAATTGAAATAACTAGTGATTGAGTTTGGGGTAAATATTAGTTAGGATTGActctctaataccatattacaaagtgaactttaagcctaactcaaccctataaaaCCAACTCATGAGATTCAGGTTTGCAcacacttatatacaataaaaaactTTAATCTCTACTTATGTGAGATTTCTAACAGAAAGAGTGATTATATCTCTTACTTACATTTATTTAGTAGAGAATGATGTAGAAAGACTTAAGGTGTCATTGTAGAAATTaaatgaaagaaatagatgTTTCATGGATTGCATGTGTTAGCATTCATGTCTGtcagattatatatgtttaatTCACCCTATATCATGTGAGATATGATACGGGCCAAAGCCAAATGTTTTTGCTTCAGTCCTTGTTTCATAACCATACAATACGCTTAAATCATGGTGAAATAGTGTATTCCCCAAAGGAGAAGAATGGGGTCCCTCCCCTTCCCCAAAACGTTTCTTTGTCTTTTATGGAGTTTTTGTTTTGGATAAAGGGTTATTTTTTGTTGCAGATCATGCACCCTTGGTTAATTTCACAGTGCCAAGAGTAGAGGGACACAAAATGCCAACCAAGTAGCATTGAAGGAATGGAGCCATGTTTGCTCTTAACTTAGATCCTGTTTTCCAAGCAAAGTGTTGTCCCTTTCAGGGAAGACAAACCAGGAGACATGGATTAGAACCACAATGGCAACAATATTTTTCCTTGTCGTCAATGGTTGTACCCTCTTAAGGGTAACTACTTATTCCCCCACTCCTATAAAAAGAGGGCAACTAGGCCATGTCTTGTGCAAGTGCCAAATCATTATTATACACACTTTCATACCAAAAGCACTCCTAAAGTTAATGGCTACCTCACCAAATTGCAGGCACTTACTTCTTCTTTGTCTGTTGCTTTGCTTCATCACCATGACAGCCAGAGGTATGTTTAGTTTTATGTTTGCAGCTCTTTTGCTTTCTCCAAAATGTTACCAAATCATgatgtttaaaatagttttggTTGATTTGTTGCAGCCAGAAGTTTGAGGGAGATTAAGCATGATGATGCAGTTAAGAAGGCTCAAACTGGTTTGTTTAAGCCACAACATGAAGCTGCACAACAAAGCAATGATGAATTGGACACAATGGATTACACACCTGCAAAAAGGAACCCTCCAATTCATAATTGAAGttttcctcttttttttcttcatttttttagaAAGAGCATCAATATCTCACAGTGCTTAGTTAATTAATCTGCAGTCCTGTATTCTAGGACCTTCAATGTATAGATATTGTTTGGACTTGGAAGCTAGGAAATCCACACTTCAATTATGGACTTAGTGTGTTTCTCTACCCTAAGTCaccaagaagaaaaaaaaaaagaacttgTATAACAGAGTTAACAAAAAAGTGAAAATTTGGATCCTCCTTCATTTTAATGAAgaacaattatttaatatatgtatTAAAGAATCCTTGTTTCTGTGATGTTTAGAGAAGAATTAAATGAGGATGAGACTTAAAGGTTTGATTATCACATGTTCATGCAGCATCTGGAAACATTTGAAGTTAATTAGTAGCATATTTTAAGAATAGAAGGTGTGAAAATGCATTATGGTAAATGAAATAGAgttattttgatatttgtagGTACAATATTGGATTTACTCTTCAATCTTCAGCCATAATAAGATCAAATTGTGCTAAAGGAGATGTGAGGACAAGAAATTAAATGTCAAAAAGTTCAGAAGTATGTCtgaatatgaataattttttttactccatggcatttaatatgttaaatattttcTGCTATTTTAATCAAAGCTAGATACCTGATCTTGCAGAGGAGCAAAGAACAACCATTCATTAAGAAATCAGCTGCAGTGCAACTACTGGTGCAAGGTGACCCCAACAtgaatctcaaattttatttctattaagtgtaataattaataataataaaagttaaatcttacatatttaaaacaattttacaatATCATTTAATTACTCACAAATTGTTATtgacatattttaaaaataattattataaaaattaataaactcATTTCCTTGGAGTTCTAAAAGATAAAACATAAGATTGTCATTAATTATGTCATTTTAGAATGAGTTGggtaaaagtttttaaaatgttaatttaattaaaaaatgattttctgAGTCTatctaaacttttatttattctttttatgaTAATCATTTATTGGTCtaaaatatttacttatttctctgatgaataatatttttgttataaaatctTCACTAGTGACCTAGAAATTTTCCtttctaataataattttggCCCCACCATATAATGGTGGCTATATGAAATGTAGTTCTCTTATAGGCTTTTGCTTACTTAACTATAACATTATACAACCTATACTATATTACAGAGTTAAAATGATAGAAATACCCTCataaccttttaaaaaaaatttccgaATATCCAAATTCGTAAGTCAAAATTTATCTTCTGAAATTCATAATTAATACTCTAGATATTGTCATTGGAAATaagtttttcattttaaagTCACTTCTACATTTCCATTTTTAAAGCAAAAATACTTAAAGTaaactttaaacctaattcaatttcataaaacTAACTTATGAGATGAGATTTGTACATACTTAGATATAATGAATTACTCTTattatctctagtcaatgtgagaTCTCCTACACTTATTTTAAAAGGTATTTTTGGAACTCGATTTCCACGACCTAGCTTCACATTCTTATGTTTGAAATCAAAATTCCAAAGGATAAATTGGGCGTTTGTATAGTGCAGGAATCAAAAGCCTCTCTTGAATGGCTTTGGCTAATGGGTTGGTTTTGGTTATAGTTTCATTTTCTGTATGAATTGAAGAGTGTCTGTTTCATAGGTTTAATAGCCCCAAATGAGGTTGGTTGATGAGCAATAGAGAGGGGACAAAAGAGGCCAACCAATGGACTCTTCCCATGTGATCCATACAAACATTGTCCATTATCCTAATCCTCTCCAAAAACCAAAAACCAAAAACATTGTCCATTGTCTTGTCTGAAAATGATGGAGGTCTCACCAATGTCTGCTATTTTCCCTCCCTTTGTTAAATACTGTCATCACCATCATTGAGTAATCAAATCTCTTATGCATGCAGTCTAACCCTAAAGAATAATACAATCAACCACCTTGGCATCATCTCCATGGCCAAGGCAATTGAATCATTGCTACCACCTTAGCTACCTATCAAATAATCTTGATTCAaaggttttattttttatttcggtactattaatatattttcatattaaattatgcaGAGTCGAGGTGAAAtaagtttatatattttcttgtttCTCAATCCGTcgaaacattttttaaaaacaaaatcgtgataaagttttttttttatcagaaaaaaaaaatcactttaggAGTGATCCAACCATTTTACATAACAACTCCTAACAAAAGAGAAACCTCATAACTTACCAAAAGCTATGAACTCAAAACACAAAACCAACAAAGGTAACTAAAAAAACACCTACTCAAATGTTCTTGATCATAAACAAACAAGTCAACGGATCAAGATACTAATCAGACAAAAAAACCAAGCAGAATCACATTTAGATGTTAGtcaagaccaaacctttaattgaatcaagaaaaaaaaatctcaaaatgATCGAATACTCTCAAAATGGTGTCAGAGTACCAAATTTCAAAATAGATAATACCTCGAATGCGGTAATTTACCATAATACCACCGTTTCACAAAAGTTATGAAATGAATATCAAATACTTATCAATTTATTagatagttattttttattaaaaatcttattggtattttgtaatttaaaattgtaatcaaAGGTTACTATAATCAAAACATGGTTGAAGTGTGGGGCTGTATTAGCATGATACGGAAAAATCATTAATTAGTATTTGTAGTCATATAATAACTAACCTCTATCATTAACTAGTATTTGTAGTTATGTAATAAATCATCTctatcattatatatatataaattatagaattagaattagaattaaaaatattttaatatattgtaAATTCTAAAATACTAAACTTCATTACATAGTATGTTTGGgatataatatatatactaaaattcagttattatttgttatattttcaACATATTATTGTTTACTACAAATCTATAAAAAGAATACTATATAAATCAAGGCTTCTACCCCGTTATATAGGAAAATTCAAATTTCGATAAAAGAACACAATTAAAATTCTcttgtttaaaaattatgaCAATTTGTACAATAATATATTCTCAtgttgaaaatattattaaaattctgTAAACGATATCAAAAGAAGCACTATAAataagttatatttattttatattatgatcTCGTTTCTCAACTAATTATATCACATCATaaagaatgaataaaaatgaatatcCAAAACAAAGTAAGAACAAATCACCAGAATTTCGATTATATATATCATGCAAGTCCTTCTAGTTTTATAGCAGAGAGCTAACTTTATAAAATCCAAATACTGCTGAAATTCTCTTTTTGAGCAATTTCATTAAAggatttaattataatatatacgAATAAAAGAATATCATGAATAGTAATAT
The sequence above is a segment of the Phaseolus vulgaris cultivar G19833 chromosome 2, P. vulgaris v2.0, whole genome shotgun sequence genome. Coding sequences within it:
- the LOC137812438 gene encoding crossover junction endonuclease EME1B; this encodes MDPIILSDEEEDPSTPFAFRSKKRRTEPDPSRTVLVIEDDPTPHKSATPSVVPETPMSALFGSDIAIVKCTMPSNHTVRVSPNKFPGISQMICLESDNESEYCGMGKRDEIEPRDSRCVSNSMGSGSSPGVFLESNNTLGNCGMDKRDENEPRDSTWTSNSVGSGSCPHVCLESDNELENSRTGEWDENEPKESRWTSNSIGPGSSPRICLESDDELESFGVGKRDENEARDSRWISNSMGSGNSPERHILRGNATQTEMLENNLSNPTSLRVENMDMEKEENAKNMKKSKVPSKNTTKAVGKTKMTKEERSRLMEEKKLQKEQEKLQKAALKAEAAELKKIEKEKQKWEKGKFAIKSIVAEIDAKVVEAGSIGGHLLTRFAEKGLTYHITSNPISGSILWSMKVPEQISQLSTERIEIPYVLLIYEADKFCNLVTNDSLFNQISSIRSLYPSYTVCYLTNRLLSYINKREQEKYKNPENNSCWRRPPIEEVLAKLTTNFNKVHSRQCVDEAELAEHVVGLTCSLASCQFRKKLTRLSVHANGALIPKDCVDRNLIKKSLWLKGLVSIPKVQPRFAIAIWKKYPTMKSLLSVYMDPCKSEHEKEFLLKDLMTEGLLGGDRRLGEVCSKRVYRILMAQSGCIRTDDVENGADFFERHS